A genomic stretch from Acetobacter ascendens includes:
- a CDS encoding LPS assembly lipoprotein LptE has product MAYSRFLLRSARLALAITPLVALPVVLSGCGFQPLYGENGKNNVDVNSELKEIYVANIPERTGQQLRLALQQQMAADGPEDPHKYTLIVMPSFNAEAIDIHSDNTSGRTRITGHAHWQLLTVEQNPKVLAQGDTTTMDGYTNTYEQYFAQTLNNETAMGRVAQTLGEQITQQVSTWFRTHAAPAVSRDQGPKAFYPIPTAMPESDKEVPMEQEGADAIPDMATGRGGPSQY; this is encoded by the coding sequence ATGGCTTATTCCCGTTTTCTCCTTCGCTCCGCACGTCTTGCTCTGGCAATCACACCACTGGTTGCTCTGCCAGTTGTGCTGAGCGGTTGCGGCTTTCAGCCTCTGTATGGAGAAAACGGGAAGAACAACGTAGATGTTAACTCAGAACTTAAAGAAATTTACGTTGCCAATATACCAGAACGCACAGGCCAGCAGTTACGGTTGGCCTTGCAGCAGCAAATGGCTGCAGATGGACCAGAAGACCCACATAAATACACACTGATTGTGATGCCTTCCTTCAATGCAGAAGCGATCGACATTCACTCAGACAACACATCCGGGCGCACGCGTATTACCGGCCATGCCCACTGGCAATTGCTAACTGTAGAACAAAACCCCAAAGTGCTGGCGCAAGGTGATACCACCACAATGGATGGTTACACCAACACATACGAACAGTATTTTGCCCAGACATTGAACAACGAAACAGCTATGGGGCGTGTAGCCCAAACCCTTGGTGAGCAAATTACTCAGCAGGTTTCTACGTGGTTCCGCACTCATGCGGCTCCGGCTGTCTCACGTGATCAAGGGCCAAAAGCTTTTTATCCCATTCCAACAGCCATGCCCGAATCTGACAAAGAAGTGCCTATGGAACAGGAAGGTGCTGATGCAATTCCAGATATGGCAACTGGGCGTGGCGGGCCAAGCCAGTATTAA
- the leuS gene encoding leucine--tRNA ligase has product MSQSSSTPTSYDFNMVEPKWQKAWADADIFTVPDIPPANKPKYYVLEMFPYPSGQLHMGHVRNYALGDVIARYKRARGFSVLHPMGWDAFGLPAENAARERGVHPKEWTLNNIATMRGTLQRLGFSLNWDREIATCLPDYYGKQQKLFLDFLKGGLVERRESWVNWDPIDQTVLANEQVVDGKGWRSGAPIEKKQLSQWFLKITDFAEDLLNGLKTLDRWPERVRTMQERWIGRSEGAKLRFSLHQPPAGLDENLNAVEVFTTRPDTLFGMSFLAIAPDHPLAAWAAKQNPQAAEFVAECRRLGTSVEAVETAEKRGFDTGLRVNHPFMDKSFPVWIANFVLMDYGTGALFGCPAGDQRDLDFAHKYNLPVTPVVLPTGKDQADFTITTTAYTGDGTMINSGFLDGLSTEEARKEAISRLEGLGIGQGVVNWRLRDWGISRQRYWGCPIPIIHCADCGPVAVPDEQLPVELPDDVSFDKPGNPLDHHPTWKHTTCPQCGKPATRETDTFDTFVDSSWYFARFTAPHAPTPTVRAAADGWLPVDQYIGGIEHAILHLLYARFFTRAMHRTGHLDVDEPFAGLFTQGMVSHESYKDSAGNWLYPEEVERTANGCVKRGTTEPVTVGRVEKMSKSKRNTVAPVAIIERFGADTARWFVLSDSPPERDMEWTEAGVAGAARFSQRLFRTIRTVAQDVPATTECPTDIDRQADTLRRTTHRTIAAVTEALEGFAINVAVARIHELTSALAEAEKSAAVPGMAFARREAAQALCLLCAPMMPHLAEEMFALVMPSAGLAAQQPWPEAQPDLLTATHITIAVQIMGKLRGTIEAQPDEDAATVVARAEAESNVARLLEGKRIVKRVHVPNRIVNFVTAG; this is encoded by the coding sequence ATGTCCCAGTCTTCCAGCACGCCCACGTCCTATGATTTCAATATGGTTGAACCCAAATGGCAGAAAGCCTGGGCAGATGCCGATATTTTCACCGTTCCTGACATTCCCCCAGCGAACAAGCCCAAATACTATGTGTTGGAAATGTTTCCCTACCCGTCTGGGCAGCTACACATGGGGCATGTGCGCAACTATGCATTGGGAGATGTGATTGCCCGCTACAAGCGTGCACGTGGTTTTTCTGTGCTGCACCCTATGGGATGGGATGCGTTTGGCCTGCCAGCAGAAAATGCAGCGCGTGAACGTGGCGTGCACCCCAAGGAATGGACGCTGAACAATATTGCCACCATGCGCGGCACATTGCAGCGTCTGGGCTTTTCTCTGAACTGGGATAGAGAAATTGCAACCTGCCTGCCAGACTATTACGGCAAACAGCAGAAGCTCTTTTTGGATTTTCTGAAAGGTGGTTTGGTTGAACGACGTGAAAGCTGGGTTAACTGGGACCCAATTGATCAGACCGTTCTGGCAAATGAACAGGTTGTTGATGGCAAAGGCTGGCGTTCTGGTGCCCCTATTGAGAAAAAGCAGCTTTCACAGTGGTTCCTGAAAATTACGGACTTTGCTGAAGATCTGCTGAATGGGCTTAAAACGCTAGACCGCTGGCCAGAACGTGTGCGCACCATGCAGGAACGCTGGATTGGCCGTTCTGAAGGGGCAAAACTGCGTTTCTCTCTCCATCAGCCACCTGCTGGGCTTGATGAAAATCTGAACGCTGTAGAAGTATTCACGACCCGACCAGACACGCTGTTTGGCATGTCCTTTCTGGCTATTGCTCCAGATCACCCGTTAGCTGCATGGGCAGCCAAACAGAACCCACAAGCGGCAGAATTTGTGGCAGAATGTCGCCGGCTTGGCACATCTGTAGAAGCCGTGGAAACGGCTGAAAAGCGCGGTTTTGATACAGGCCTACGGGTAAACCATCCGTTTATGGATAAAAGCTTTCCGGTTTGGATCGCCAATTTTGTGCTGATGGATTACGGCACAGGCGCTCTGTTTGGCTGCCCGGCTGGTGACCAGCGCGATCTGGACTTTGCACATAAATATAACTTGCCTGTCACTCCTGTTGTTTTGCCTACTGGCAAAGATCAGGCTGATTTTACTATCACCACCACCGCCTATACCGGCGATGGCACCATGATCAATTCCGGCTTCCTTGATGGTCTTTCCACCGAAGAAGCACGGAAAGAAGCCATTTCTCGGTTGGAAGGTCTGGGCATCGGGCAAGGTGTGGTCAATTGGCGCCTGCGTGACTGGGGTATTTCCCGCCAGCGCTATTGGGGTTGCCCTATCCCCATCATTCACTGCGCAGATTGCGGACCGGTTGCCGTGCCGGATGAGCAACTTCCTGTTGAGCTGCCAGATGATGTGTCTTTTGATAAACCGGGCAACCCGCTGGACCATCATCCCACATGGAAGCACACGACTTGCCCGCAATGCGGCAAGCCCGCCACGCGTGAAACAGACACGTTTGACACGTTTGTAGATAGCTCTTGGTATTTTGCTCGCTTTACAGCACCGCATGCACCTACCCCCACGGTGAGAGCCGCGGCCGATGGCTGGCTACCTGTCGATCAGTATATCGGTGGCATTGAACACGCCATTCTACATCTGCTGTATGCTCGCTTCTTCACCCGCGCCATGCACCGCACTGGGCATCTGGATGTGGATGAACCCTTTGCCGGGCTGTTCACCCAAGGCATGGTAAGCCATGAAAGCTATAAGGATTCAGCGGGTAACTGGCTATATCCAGAAGAAGTGGAACGCACAGCAAATGGCTGTGTGAAACGCGGCACCACCGAGCCCGTAACCGTTGGCCGTGTGGAAAAAATGTCCAAATCCAAGCGGAATACGGTTGCACCTGTTGCCATTATTGAACGCTTTGGCGCTGACACGGCCCGTTGGTTTGTGCTTTCTGACAGCCCGCCTGAACGCGACATGGAATGGACAGAAGCTGGCGTGGCTGGTGCCGCCCGTTTTAGCCAGCGCTTGTTCCGCACCATTCGCACAGTTGCGCAGGATGTTCCTGCCACAACAGAATGCCCTACAGACATTGATCGTCAGGCTGATACACTACGCCGCACCACGCACCGCACCATTGCTGCCGTAACGGAAGCTCTGGAAGGCTTTGCCATTAACGTGGCTGTGGCGCGTATTCATGAACTGACATCTGCTCTGGCAGAAGCTGAAAAATCTGCGGCTGTTCCCGGTATGGCATTTGCACGCCGTGAAGCTGCACAGGCACTTTGCCTCCTTTGCGCACCCATGATGCCACATCTGGCTGAGGAAATGTTTGCGCTGGTTATGCCTTCTGCTGGTTTGGCTGCACAGCAGCCTTGGCCAGAAGCGCAGCCAGATCTGCTTACAGCAACGCATATTACGATTGCTGTGCAGATTATGGGCAAACTGCGTGGCACTATTGAAGCGCAACCAGATGAAGATGCTGCAACTGTTGTTGCCCGCGCAGAAGCAGAGTCCAACGTGGCGCGGCTTTTAGAAGGCAAACGCATTGTGAAACGCGTTCATGTTCCCAACCGTATTGTTAACTTTGTAACGGCAGGCTAA
- a CDS encoding DUF3576 domain-containing protein has translation MLRRLMPCRPAASHAPAGFRRASTLLTACASIGLLAACSSGDRSDNGLTAPRNHLLAEDRGASGGDAELKGGVNAYLWRATLDTLSFLPVSTADAEGGIILTDWYTPPAAHDERFKVTAFILDKRLRSDALRLSVFRQIKQGEEWVDTPPAPNTASDIAARILSRARKLRADNGNRDS, from the coding sequence ATGCTTCGTCGTCTCATGCCCTGCCGTCCCGCCGCCAGCCACGCGCCTGCCGGGTTTCGCCGCGCCAGCACCCTGCTTACCGCATGTGCGAGTATTGGCCTGTTAGCTGCGTGCTCTTCAGGTGATAGATCAGACAATGGTCTGACAGCACCGCGCAACCATCTGCTAGCCGAAGATCGCGGAGCATCTGGCGGTGATGCAGAACTCAAAGGGGGCGTAAATGCCTATTTGTGGCGCGCAACCCTTGATACCCTTTCTTTCCTGCCGGTTTCTACCGCAGATGCAGAAGGCGGTATTATCCTGACAGACTGGTACACCCCACCTGCTGCCCATGATGAACGCTTTAAGGTAACGGCCTTTATTTTGGACAAGCGCCTGCGTTCCGATGCCCTGCGCCTGAGCGTGTTCCGCCAGATCAAACAGGGGGAAGAATGGGTGGATACACCACCAGCCCCCAATACCGCATCTGATATTGCAGCACGCATTCTCTCTCGCGCACGTAAGCTGCGGGCCGATAATGGCAACCGGGATAGCTAA
- a CDS encoding lytic transglycosylase domain-containing protein codes for MSLRMGCSLAVSLRQKKRFLMAFASLAMLAGCANQPRSSYNPPGPAVDKWGPYIQEASTRFSIPQAWIRAVMQQESGGHQYMHGHLTRSVHGAVGLMQIKPDTYRELAKRYQLGSDLYNPHDNIMAGSGYIRQLYDRFGSPDFLAAYSCGPQCMENHRTRHTALPSYAKAYLASVTPHLNDPVPSAITPASTIAIADTQAPTITPAVAVAPAQQVASIASPGIAPPITDDIEPPAPSASDTSAIPVSSSADTQPITNTPPAYQAANTVPVSGPAMIWQQNTPSGGAIIQIGAFSSQERAQHAIQIAHQSTPALARAEDRIDRIALKSSGQSVWRSRLAGLPSAQTDTICMSLKQQGLNCVAVTR; via the coding sequence ATGTCTTTGCGTATGGGTTGTTCTTTGGCTGTCTCTTTGCGTCAGAAAAAGCGGTTTTTAATGGCTTTTGCCAGCCTTGCCATGTTGGCAGGCTGCGCGAACCAGCCACGTTCCAGCTACAATCCACCCGGCCCAGCCGTAGATAAATGGGGGCCTTATATTCAGGAAGCCTCCACCCGCTTTTCCATCCCTCAGGCATGGATCAGAGCTGTAATGCAGCAGGAATCTGGGGGCCACCAATATATGCATGGCCATCTAACACGCTCCGTGCATGGTGCCGTAGGGCTTATGCAGATTAAGCCAGACACTTACCGGGAACTCGCCAAGCGCTACCAGCTTGGCTCTGACCTCTATAATCCGCACGACAACATTATGGCGGGCAGTGGTTACATCCGCCAACTGTATGACAGGTTTGGTTCTCCTGATTTTCTGGCCGCTTACAGTTGCGGGCCCCAGTGTATGGAAAACCACCGTACGCGCCATACGGCCCTGCCTTCTTATGCCAAAGCTTATCTGGCGTCTGTTACGCCGCATCTGAATGATCCAGTACCAAGCGCTATTACGCCAGCAAGCACGATTGCCATTGCAGACACCCAAGCCCCAACAATCACACCTGCTGTAGCGGTTGCGCCTGCTCAACAAGTTGCCAGCATTGCCTCACCGGGGATCGCGCCCCCCATTACAGATGACATAGAGCCACCAGCGCCTTCCGCTTCTGATACCAGTGCCATTCCGGTATCCTCTTCGGCTGATACCCAACCAATAACAAACACACCGCCAGCCTATCAGGCCGCAAACACTGTGCCTGTTTCTGGGCCTGCTATGATATGGCAACAAAATACGCCCTCTGGTGGCGCTATTATCCAAATTGGTGCCTTTTCATCGCAAGAAAGAGCGCAGCATGCCATCCAGATTGCGCATCAATCCACCCCCGCTCTAGCCCGTGCGGAAGACCGCATAGACCGGATTGCCCTTAAAAGTAGCGGACAATCTGTATGGCGTTCACGCCTGGCGGGCCTACCATCCGCACAGACAGACACAATCTGCATGTCCTTAAAGCAGCAGGGGTTAAACTGTGTTGCCGTAACACGCTGA
- a CDS encoding DUF721 domain-containing protein, whose amino-acid sequence MKKEANGGKAVTPKSRSTRRSPQKPEAAPPPRARNLRSLAALLPAVTAPAFRRRSPTGAMLMSQWPDVVGPAHAAVTSPRRLSAGTLTIACAGPVAMELQHLGDTLITRINTWCGEPLVSRLRFVQDPAAGTRPRPQRRKLQKPGVTCTLPEMEEGPLRQALETLGTDILKNQNKKRS is encoded by the coding sequence ATGAAGAAGGAAGCCAACGGCGGCAAGGCTGTAACACCTAAAAGCCGCAGCACGCGCCGTAGCCCCCAAAAGCCGGAAGCCGCCCCTCCGCCACGCGCCAGAAACTTGCGCAGCCTTGCTGCGCTGCTGCCAGCCGTTACGGCACCGGCTTTTCGCCGTCGTTCTCCCACAGGCGCTATGTTGATGAGCCAGTGGCCAGATGTGGTGGGCCCAGCACATGCTGCTGTTACCAGCCCACGCCGCCTTTCTGCTGGCACATTAACCATTGCGTGCGCTGGGCCTGTTGCCATGGAACTTCAGCATCTGGGAGATACGCTTATTACACGTATCAACACATGGTGTGGGGAGCCTTTGGTAAGCCGCCTGCGCTTTGTGCAAGACCCAGCCGCAGGCACTCGCCCCCGCCCACAACGCAGAAAGCTCCAAAAACCCGGCGTAACCTGCACACTTCCCGAAATGGAAGAAGGCCCTTTACGGCAAGCTTTAGAAACTTTGGGTACGGATATTTTGAAAAATCAGAATAAAAAACGTTCGTAA
- a CDS encoding A/G-specific adenine glycosylase, producing MTHPSAHALLHWYDRHRRTLPWRVVGQSHPDPYRVWLSEIMLQQTTVKAVAPYYLRFTEKFPTVQALASADREDVLAAWAGLGYYSRARNLHACAQAVVALDGFPQDVQGLRALPGIGPYTAAAVAAIAFGVPVVPVDGNVERVTARLFAITEPLPPARKKLAQLAITLNADPEAQERPSDFAQALFDLGSSLCSPRAPACGLCPWQGECAAHKQGIAAELPRKLPKAERPVRYGAAFLARDAAGQILLRKRAEKGLLAAMTELPGTDWRLENWSEADILQAAPFAAAWKLAGRIKHVFTHFTLYLDVYVAQIKHFSNQAVSDGFLVPVECVKDTALPSVMQKCFEKGLSCLKEKKL from the coding sequence GTGACACATCCATCAGCCCATGCATTGCTTCATTGGTATGACCGACACCGCCGCACTCTGCCGTGGCGTGTTGTCGGCCAATCTCATCCAGATCCGTATCGGGTATGGCTGAGCGAGATCATGCTACAGCAGACCACTGTTAAAGCGGTTGCTCCATATTATCTACGCTTTACAGAAAAGTTTCCGACAGTGCAGGCTTTGGCAAGTGCTGATCGGGAAGACGTTTTGGCCGCATGGGCGGGGCTAGGCTATTATTCCCGCGCCCGTAATTTGCACGCTTGTGCGCAGGCCGTGGTGGCTCTTGATGGGTTTCCGCAAGATGTTCAGGGTTTGCGTGCTCTGCCAGGTATAGGCCCATATACGGCGGCTGCGGTGGCGGCCATTGCTTTTGGTGTGCCTGTGGTGCCTGTAGATGGCAATGTGGAACGTGTAACGGCGCGCTTGTTCGCTATTACGGAGCCATTGCCGCCAGCCCGTAAAAAGTTGGCGCAACTGGCCATAACATTAAATGCAGACCCAGAAGCGCAGGAACGCCCATCTGACTTTGCACAGGCTTTGTTTGATTTGGGTTCTTCCCTGTGTTCACCGCGAGCACCGGCATGCGGCTTGTGCCCGTGGCAAGGGGAATGTGCTGCCCATAAACAGGGTATTGCAGCGGAATTGCCGCGCAAGCTGCCTAAGGCAGAGCGCCCTGTACGTTACGGCGCAGCCTTTCTTGCCCGAGATGCAGCAGGGCAGATTCTATTGCGTAAACGGGCAGAGAAAGGGCTTTTGGCCGCCATGACGGAATTGCCCGGCACCGATTGGCGATTAGAAAACTGGAGCGAGGCAGATATTTTGCAAGCAGCTCCGTTTGCGGCAGCCTGGAAGTTAGCAGGGCGTATTAAGCATGTGTTTACACATTTTACCTTATATCTGGATGTATATGTGGCCCAGATAAAGCATTTTTCCAATCAGGCTGTGAGTGATGGTTTTTTAGTGCCTGTGGAATGTGTGAAAGATACAGCATTACCTTCTGTTATGCAGAAATGCTTTGAAAAAGGTTTGAGCTGTTTGAAAGAAAAGAAGTTATAA